GCGGCACCCTGCCCGTGCTGTGGTCGAACGGTGGGAACGCCTTCGACGCAAAGCTGAAATGCGCGCTGAACACGCCTGCGAGCGTGCAGGCCTTCCAGCTCATGCACGACATGACCTTCAAGGATCAGTCCGTGCCCCGGCCTGGTGACCAGACGACCTTCCAGGGCGGCAAGCTCGGCATGTACGTCGACAACGTCAGCTTCAGCGCCCAGCTCAAGGACGCGCCCTTCAAGTGGGGCGTGGCGCCCATGCCCAAGGGCAGCGCGGGCCGGATCACCCAGCTCGGCCAGGCCGGATACGTGGTTTTCGCGAAATCGGCACACGCGGCCGAGGGGCAGGCCTTCCTGAAGTTCCTGGCGTCGCCGGCCGTGATGGCCCGTACCGCGAAGTTCTTCCCACCGCCGCGCAAGAGCGTGCTGAACAGTCCTGCCTATCTGGGCAGCAATCCGGCCATTCCGGCCGCCGACGTGAAGACGGCGCTCGTCAGCCAGCTCGCCAGCGCCCGCGTGTTCAAGACCGGCGACAACTACCTGCGGGCCAACGACGTCATCTCCAGCGGCCTCGAGAGCCTGTGCCAGCCGGGCGCCAACGTGGGCAACGTTCTGAATGACATCTGCCGGCAGGTGGACGGCCTGTGACGCGGGCGGCGCGCCTGGGCCGCCCGGCCCTGCGGCGCGCCCAGCGGGAGGCCCTGATGGGTGTGCTGTTCGCCGCGCCGTTCGCCCTGGGCATGCTGCTCGTCGTCATCCTGCCGCTGCTAGGCGTGATGGGCATTTCCCTGACGCAGTGGTCGCTGCTCGACGCGCCCCGCTGGGTGGGCCTGCACAACTACACCCGCCTGGCGGCCGATCCGGCCTTCGTGCGCAGCGCCGGCGTCACGGGCGCCTTCACAGCGGGCATCCTCGTCCTGAACATCAGTGCCGCGCTGGCCCTGGCGACGCTGCTGAACGCCAGGCTGCGCGGCATCGGGCTGTTCCGCACCATCGTCTTCTCGCCGGTCGTGATGCCCGTCGTCGCGTGGGCGCTCGTGTGGAAGTTCCTGCTGCAGCCCGACGGCGCGCTGAACACCTGGCTCTCCCGGCTGGGCACGGGCGAGGTCAACCTGCTGTTCACGCCCAGCACGGCCCTGTGGACGGTCGTCGTGATCGAGGTCATCAAGTCCGTGGGCCTGAACGCCGTGATCTTCCTCAGCGCCTTACAGGGCGTTCCCCCCGAACTGCACGAGGCGGCCCGGCTCGACGGCGCGGGCGCGTGGCAGGTCTTCCGCCGCATCACGCTCCCGCTGATCTCCCCGACCTTCTTCCTGGTGTTCATCGTCACGCTGATCGGCGCCCTGAAGCTGTTCACGCCGGTGTATGTCCTCACCGGCGGCGGCCCGGCCGACGCGACGACCACCCTGATCGTGTACATGTTCAAGCAGGGGTTCCAGTTCTTCGAGTTCGGCTATGCGAGCGCGGTCGCAACCGTGCTGTTCGTGATCGTGTTGGCCCTGACGGTGGCCCAGTGGTCGCTGCGCCGCCGGCTGGTGTTCTATGAGGGCTGAGCGCCCTCCCCGCTGGTCGTGGGCGCTGTACGGGCTGCTCATTCTCGTCAGCCTCCCGTTCCTGCTGCCGCTGCTGTGGCTGCTGCTGTCCGCCTTCAAGACCAGCGCGGCGATCTTCTCCTCCCCATTCGACCTCAGGCCCGCGCACCTGAGCGCCGTGAACTTCCGGCAGGTGTTCCACGACTACCCGTTCGCACGGCAGTACTTCAACAGCGTGTACATCGCCGCCCTGGTCGTGCCGCTCACCATGGGACTCTCCGCCCTGGCCGGGTATGCCTTCGTGCGCCTGCGTTTCCCTGGCCGGGACGCGGTATTCATCCTCACGCTCGTGGCCATGATGGTGCCCAGCGAGCTCACGGCCGTTCCACAGTTCGTGGCGTTCAGCCGCCTCGGTATCACGAATTCACACCTGCCGGTGATCATCACGCAGATCTTCAGCGCGACCGGCGCACTGGCCGTGTTCCTGATGCGCCAGCACTTCATCACCCTTCCTCCGGAACTCGACGACGCCGGCCGGGTGGACGGGCTGGGCACGCTGGGCGTATTCCGGTACATCATGCTGCCCCTGTCGCGGCCTGCGCTGGCCACCGTCGCGATCTTCGCCGTCCTGAACTCCTGGAACGACTACTTCAACCCGCTGATCTACCTCAGCCGCGAGAACCTGCTGACCCTTCCCCTGGCGCTGCAGCGCTTCACGGATCCGCTCGGCGGCGTGTACTGGAACCTCACGCTCGCGGCCGGCGTGCTCGTCGCGCTGCCGGTGCTCCTCACCTTCCTCCTCGCGCAGCGGCAGTTCATCGAGAGCCTCGCTGCCAGCGGCACCAAAGGCTGACCCCATGCCACACACCCACACGGACATCCTGATCATCGGCGGGGGCACGGGCGGCGTCGCCTCCGCCCTCGCCGCCCTGCGCCTCGGCCGACGCGTCCTCATGACCGAGGAGACCGACTGGATCGGCGGGCAACTCACCTCCCAGGCCGTGCCGCCCGACGAGGGCATCTGGATCGAGCAGGTCGGCTGCACCGCGAGCTACCGCGCGTTCCGTAACGGCGTGCGCGCGTACTACCGCCAGAACTACCTCCTGCGTCCCGAGTCGCGGTCAGAGGTGGAACTCAATCCCGGAGCGGGCACCGTGAGCCGCCTGTGCCATGAACCCCGCGTGGCCCTGGCCGTGCTGGAGGCCATGCTCGCCCCGTACCGCGCCAACCGCCAGCTGGACGTGTGGCTGGACACCCGGCCCGTGGCGGTCGAGATGGACGGCGACCGCGTGGCCGCCGTCACGGTCGAGCATGTCCTCAGCGGCGAGCGCTCGGTTCTGACCGCGCCCTACGTGTTGGACGCCACCGAAACGGGTGAGCTGCTCGACCTCGGGAACATCGAAAGTGTGATCGGGGCCGAGGGGCAGGCCCAGACCGGGGAGCCGCACGCGCTGGCCGAGGCTGATCCCCTGAACCAGCAGGCGATCAGCTGGTGCTTTGCCATGGATCACCTCGAGGGCGAGGATCACACCATCGACAAACCGGCCGGGTACGACTTCTGGCGCAGGTATCAGGCGCCGTTCTGGCCGGACAAGCAGCTGAGCTGGACGCTGTGCCAGCCGATCACGCACCGCGCCGTGTACCGCGACCTGTTCGGCAACCCGGACGAGACCCCGCACGGCGGCGACCTGTGGCACTTCCGGCGCATCTTCGCGAAGCGTCACTACTCCGAGGGCCGCTATGCCAGCGACATCACGCTGGTGAACTGGCCGCAGATCGACTACTGGCTCGGGCCGGTGCTCGGCGTCAGCGAGGAGGAGAAGGCGAAGCACGTGGCCGGTGCCCGCGACCTGAGTCTGAGCCTGATGTACTGGATGCAGACCGAGGCGCCCCGCCACGACGGCCCCGGGCACGGCTACCCGGGCCTGCGCCTGCGTGGCGATGTGACCGGCACGCGCGACGGGCTGGCCAAGGCCATCTATGTGCGTGAATCCCGCCGCATCCAGGCAGAGTTCACCGTGCTCGAGCAGATGGTCGGTGTGGACGCCCGCGCTGGCCTGCAGGGCGCCGAGCAGTTCCCCGATACCGTCGGCATCGGGCAGTACCGCATCGACCTGCATCCCTCGACGCGCGGCCGCAACTACGTGGATGTGGCCTCCTGGCCCTTCCAGATTCCGCTCGGCGCCCTCATTCCGGTGCGCGTGGAGAACCTCCTGCCCGCGGCGAAAAACCTCGGGGTCACGCACATCACCAACGGCTGCTACCGCCTACATCCGGTCGAGTGGAACATCGGCGAGGCGGCCGGCGCGCTCGCCGCACATGCGCTGAACGCCGGCCTCACCCCGGCGCAGGTATACCGCACGCCGGCGCTGCTGTCGGACTTCCAGACCCTGCTGGAACGCGACCTCGGCTTCGAGCTGCACTGGCCCGACGCGCAGCGTCTCACTCCGTCGCCCGGGTTCTAGGATACGAACTGTGGTTCCCCCAGCCCGCAAAGGCCCCACCCAGCGTGAGGTCGCCCGACTCGCCGGCGTGTCGCAGGCCGCCGTGTCTCAGGTGCTCAACGGCGGTGTGGACGGCATCCGCATTCCGGACGCGACCCGTCAGCGCATCCTGCAGGCCATGCAGGAGGTCGGCTACGTCCCGAACGTCGCCGCGCGCCGCCTCGCGGGGGGCCGCAACCGCATCCTGGGCGTGTTCACGTACGAGCCCGTGTTCCCGACCAGCACGCGGGACTTTTTCACGCCGTTCCTCGAGGGGATCGAGGAGGCCGCCGCCGACCTCGACTATGACCTGCTGCTGCACACCCGGCCCGCTCCACAGGGGGGCCGGCGGGCGGTGTATCACGACGGGGCCAGCCGCCTGCGCCTCGCCGACGGCACCGTCATGCTCGGGCAGTTGGACGACGAGCGGCGCAGCGACCTGGCTCAGCTCGTCGGCGGCGGGCACCCAACCGTGTTCATCGGCCGCCGCGAACTCCCTGGGCAGGCATTGCCGTACGTCACGGCGGACTACCCGGCCGCTACCGCGCAGGCGTGCAGGGCCCTGCTGGAGCGGGGCCATGAGCACACCCTGTACCTCGGGACGTCGACCCACCACGAATCCGCCGTCGACCGTGAACTCGGGTACCGGACGGCCATGGGTGGTGGGGGTCACGGCCGGGTGGAGCGCGTCGAGACGGTCACCGCCGATCTGGTGTCCCGCATGACGCGCGCCGGGGTGACCGCGGTGCTGTGCGAGAACGAGCGCCTCACCGCCGAGTGGATTGCGGCCGCCGGGACGCTGGGTCTGAGCTGGCCGCAGGACTACGGGTTCGCCGTGCTCGGCGACCCGATCTACCACGGCGACCTCCCGGCCGGGTGGGCGCACGTGACCATTCCCCGCGTGGGGATGGGCCAGGAAGCGGTGAGGCTACTGGCGGGTCTCCTCGCGGGCCTGCCTGCGGAGCCCCGCAGCCTGCCGTGCCAGTGGGTGCCCGGCGCCTCGCTCGGGGGCCGACGCCAAACGGCGCCAGCGACCCCATGAGGGCCCACCCGTCGGGCGTCCCAGATGGTGAGCCCCTCCTGATGCTGGGCAGTCGGGCGATCCTTGCAGTCGGCACGGTGCAAAACCATCACTTGCTGTGGGTAAATCAAGCGAATAGACTGTTCCGATCTTGAAGGCGCAAAACTGGTATCTACCTTGGATTCAGTCCAAGGCGAGGAGGATCTGATGAAATCGCACCTGGGAATCCTAATCATGAGCGTCGCGTTGATGGGCACGGCAGCGGCCCAGCAGGTTGAGCGCGGCGGCACCCTGCAACTGGCCGTGGATCAGTCCCCCGTGGGGCTGGATCCCCATGTCGCAACCGCCTTTTCCACCTTCGTGGTCACCGGTCAGATCTACGAGGGCCTGCTCGATGTTGACGCCAACCTCAAGATCCGGCCCCTGCTGGCCAGCAAGTACACGCGCAGCGACGACGGTCTGACCTACACGTTCACCCTCCGTCCCGGCATCAAATTCCACAATGGTGATCCCCTGACCGCTGGCGACGTGGTCTACTCCATGAACCGCGTCAAGGATCCCAAGATTGCCTCTCCGCTGGCCAGCCGGCTGAGCGCCGTCACCAGCGTGAAGGCCAGCGGACCGCTGCAGGTGACCTTCGTCCTGAGCAAGCCCTTCGCGCCCTTTCTCAGTGAGGTCGCCACCATTGCCATCGTGGATCAGAAGTACGTGGAGGGCGGCGGAAACCTGCAGCGCGCCGCGATCGGCACGGGACCGTTCGTGTTCAAGCAGTGGATTCCCGACACGGCACTGGTGCTGGCCAAGAACCCCTCCTACTGGGCCAAAGGCCAGCCCTATCTCGATGGCCTGAAGTTCAACATCGTGCCGGATGCCTCGACCCGCCAGATCGGCCTGCAGGGCGGCACCTACCAGTTTCTGCCCAACATCGACGCCAGCGTGGCGGCCACCCTCAAAACCGCGCCGGGCGTGCAGCTGTTGCGCTCGCAGGATCTGGCCTACAGCCTGCTCGGCATGAACGTCAGTCGCAAACCCTTTGACGATCCCCGGGTGCGTGAGGCGCTCAACTACGCCATCAACCGTCCCGAGATCGTGCAGGGCGTGTATTTCGGCGACGCCGTGCCCGGCGGCCCGATTCCCCCGGCCCTCAAGGCCTACGCCACCCCGGTGAACAACTTCCCGTGCTACTCCTACAACCCGGCCAAGGCGAAAGACCTGCTCAGGCAGGCCGGCTATCCGAACGGCGTCGACTTCTCGATCCTGACCTTCTCCACCATCAAGACCGTGTCCGACGCCGCCCAGGTGCTGCAGGCCGAACTCGCCCCGGCCGGCTTCCGCGCGAAGATCGACATCCAGGAATTCGGCAACTTCGTGCAGAATTGGCGCAACTCCAACTTCGATGCCTTCGTGTCCCTGAATGGCGGTTCTGTCGATCCTGACGGCCAGCTCTACCGCACCGTGGTCTCCGGCGGGTCCACCAATGTCTTCAAGTACAAGGATCCGGCGGTCGACGCGCTGCTCGAACAGGGCCGCTCCACCACCTCGAATGGCAGCCGCGTGCGCACCTACGCGCAGCTCGAGAGAACCCTGGCCTGCCGTGGGCCCGCTGCCTTCCTGGCCTACGGGGCGCTGTACTCCGCGGCGCGTACCGAAGTCCGGGGTTTCACGCCCAACCCGACCCGTTCCCTGGCGGCCCTGAAGACCACCTGGATCAACCGGTAATGTCCAGTGGTGCGGTCGGCACCCCCGTGCCTGCATGCTGACCTACGCGGCCCGCCGGCTGATCGATCTACTGGTGATCCTGTTCGGCGTGTCGGTGCTGGTCTTCCTGATGATCCGCCTGATTCCAGGCGACGCCGTGCAGATCCTGCTCGGCGCGAACACCGAGGTCACGCCCGCACAGATCGCCCAGCTGCGTCATACGCTGGGACTCGATCAGCCGGTGTTCGTGCAGTACGGGATGTGGCTGTCCGGGATCCTGCGCGGCAACCTGGGCCAGAGCGTCTGGACCGGGGCGTCCATCGGCCAGGAGATCATGGCGAGGCTTCCGGTCACGCTGGAACTCACCGTGGTTCCCCTGCTGCTCGCCAGCGCCCTGGCCATTCCGCTGGGCATCCTGACAGCGTCCTGGCACAATTCCAGCGTGGAACGGATACTCCGCTTCCTGACCATCGCGGGCATCACCACGCCCGCCTTCTGGCTGGGCACGCTGTTCATCTACGTGGCCTTCCTGATCGCGCCGCGCTGGGCCACCATCGGCTACGTGCCGTTCAGCGCCGATCCGCTCGGGCACGTCTCCCGCATGGTGCTGCCGGTCATCGCGCTGGCCCTGCCGCTGCTCGCGGGCCTGATCCGCATCCTGCGTTCCTCGCTGCTGGAAGTGCTCGGCCAGGACTTCATCCGCACCGCCCGCTCCAAGGGCCTGAGCGAACGCCGGGTGCTCTACGGGCACGCCCTGCGCAACGCCCTGGTGCCGCTGTTGACGGTGCTGGGCATTCAGGCGGGCTACCTCTTCGGCGGGGCCATCGTCGTCGAGCAGGTCTTCGCGATCCCCGGCTTCGGGCGCCTGATCGTGGGCGCGATCAACGAGCGTAACTATGCCCTGGTGCAGGGCTCCATTCTGGTCGTCACCGCCGGCTTCGTGCTGATCAATTTCCTCGTGGATCTGCTGTATGCCGCTGTCGATCCCCGTGTGGAGTACGGGTGAGCGGCGCTACTATGCCGGCCGCTCCCCGAACCGGACGGCCTGCAAAGAGCCTGCTGGCCCGGCTGCTTCACGACCCCCTGGGCCGGCTCGGCTTCGTTCTGACGGCCCTGGTGGTGGGGCTGGCCGTGTTCGCCGGGCCTCTGGCCCCAGTCGATCCGTTCCGACAGGACATCCTTGGCCGGCTCGGGGGACCGTCGGCGCGGCACCTGCTGGGCACGGATCAGTTTGGCCGGGACACCCTGGCACGCCTGCTGTACGGGTACCGCGCGTCCCTCGGCGTGGCCGTCGGGGCCGTGACCCTCGCCCTGCTGATCGGCGGCACGCTGGGCATCCTGGCCGCCTACCTGGGCGGCTGGTTCGATCGCATCGTGATGCGGGTGATGGACGTGCTGCTCGCGTTTCCGGTGATCCTGCTGGCCATCGGGATCGTGGCGGTGCTTGGGCCTGGCCCGGCGAACTCCGCGCTGGCCATCGGCGTGGTGTACATCCCGACGTTCGCGCGCTTGCTGCGGGCGCCCGCCCTGGTGCTCAAGGCCAGCGAGTACGTCAGTGCCGCCCAGGCCCTCGGGGCCAGCGATGGCCGCGTCATCTTCCGGCACATCCTGCCCAACATCGTGGCAGTGCTGTTGGTGCAGACCTCCCTGGCCCTGTCGACCGCGATCCTGGTGGAAGCGTCGCTGTCCTTTCTCGGCCTGGGCACCCGCCCGCCCGTTCCCAGCCTCGGCCTGATGCTCTCCGAGGCGCGCTCGTTCCTGACGCTTCAGCCCTGGCCAGCGGTGTTCAGTGGCTTGGCCATCCTGATCGCCTCGCTCGGCTTCAACCTGCTGGGCGACAGCCTCAGGGACGTCCTCGACCCCCGCCTGCGGGGACAGGAGTGAGGCGGACGCCCGCCGGCGCCGGCGGAGCGGGCGCGCACCACGTCCTGTGGCCCAGCGCCGCGGATTCAGGGGCCCGCAGCGGTGGCAGCTCCTGCTGTGGCGCGGGCCCTGACGGCC
This genomic window from Deinococcus sp. KSM4-11 contains:
- a CDS encoding carbohydrate ABC transporter permease, translated to MTRAARLGRPALRRAQREALMGVLFAAPFALGMLLVVILPLLGVMGISLTQWSLLDAPRWVGLHNYTRLAADPAFVRSAGVTGAFTAGILVLNISAALALATLLNARLRGIGLFRTIVFSPVVMPVVAWALVWKFLLQPDGALNTWLSRLGTGEVNLLFTPSTALWTVVVIEVIKSVGLNAVIFLSALQGVPPELHEAARLDGAGAWQVFRRITLPLISPTFFLVFIVTLIGALKLFTPVYVLTGGGPADATTTLIVYMFKQGFQFFEFGYASAVATVLFVIVLALTVAQWSLRRRLVFYEG
- a CDS encoding LacI family DNA-binding transcriptional regulator; the protein is MVPPARKGPTQREVARLAGVSQAAVSQVLNGGVDGIRIPDATRQRILQAMQEVGYVPNVAARRLAGGRNRILGVFTYEPVFPTSTRDFFTPFLEGIEEAAADLDYDLLLHTRPAPQGGRRAVYHDGASRLRLADGTVMLGQLDDERRSDLAQLVGGGHPTVFIGRRELPGQALPYVTADYPAATAQACRALLERGHEHTLYLGTSTHHESAVDRELGYRTAMGGGGHGRVERVETVTADLVSRMTRAGVTAVLCENERLTAEWIAAAGTLGLSWPQDYGFAVLGDPIYHGDLPAGWAHVTIPRVGMGQEAVRLLAGLLAGLPAEPRSLPCQWVPGASLGGRRQTAPATP
- a CDS encoding carbohydrate ABC transporter permease, coding for MRAERPPRWSWALYGLLILVSLPFLLPLLWLLLSAFKTSAAIFSSPFDLRPAHLSAVNFRQVFHDYPFARQYFNSVYIAALVVPLTMGLSALAGYAFVRLRFPGRDAVFILTLVAMMVPSELTAVPQFVAFSRLGITNSHLPVIITQIFSATGALAVFLMRQHFITLPPELDDAGRVDGLGTLGVFRYIMLPLSRPALATVAIFAVLNSWNDYFNPLIYLSRENLLTLPLALQRFTDPLGGVYWNLTLAAGVLVALPVLLTFLLAQRQFIESLAASGTKG
- a CDS encoding ABC transporter permease — encoded protein: MSGATMPAAPRTGRPAKSLLARLLHDPLGRLGFVLTALVVGLAVFAGPLAPVDPFRQDILGRLGGPSARHLLGTDQFGRDTLARLLYGYRASLGVAVGAVTLALLIGGTLGILAAYLGGWFDRIVMRVMDVLLAFPVILLAIGIVAVLGPGPANSALAIGVVYIPTFARLLRAPALVLKASEYVSAAQALGASDGRVIFRHILPNIVAVLLVQTSLALSTAILVEASLSFLGLGTRPPVPSLGLMLSEARSFLTLQPWPAVFSGLAILIASLGFNLLGDSLRDVLDPRLRGQE
- a CDS encoding FAD-dependent oxidoreductase — its product is MPHTHTDILIIGGGTGGVASALAALRLGRRVLMTEETDWIGGQLTSQAVPPDEGIWIEQVGCTASYRAFRNGVRAYYRQNYLLRPESRSEVELNPGAGTVSRLCHEPRVALAVLEAMLAPYRANRQLDVWLDTRPVAVEMDGDRVAAVTVEHVLSGERSVLTAPYVLDATETGELLDLGNIESVIGAEGQAQTGEPHALAEADPLNQQAISWCFAMDHLEGEDHTIDKPAGYDFWRRYQAPFWPDKQLSWTLCQPITHRAVYRDLFGNPDETPHGGDLWHFRRIFAKRHYSEGRYASDITLVNWPQIDYWLGPVLGVSEEEKAKHVAGARDLSLSLMYWMQTEAPRHDGPGHGYPGLRLRGDVTGTRDGLAKAIYVRESRRIQAEFTVLEQMVGVDARAGLQGAEQFPDTVGIGQYRIDLHPSTRGRNYVDVASWPFQIPLGALIPVRVENLLPAAKNLGVTHITNGCYRLHPVEWNIGEAAGALAAHALNAGLTPAQVYRTPALLSDFQTLLERDLGFELHWPDAQRLTPSPGF
- a CDS encoding sugar ABC transporter substrate-binding protein, translated to MNRTGLLISLSAFLLSSAATAQTTLRFSTWAGGDGLALLQQLAQEYGAQNPTVKVSVEVTPFADYARKVAVQLASGDGPDVGWLAEASVPTFLANRSLLDLATFKTDSAFNVADFPTSALSLWTQGKSLYGVPFSNSPSVLFYNKDLFKQAGVADPMTQYAKGTWTYTSFRTAAKAIKDKTGSYGARIMRLDIKAWNSGTLPVLWSNGGNAFDAKLKCALNTPASVQAFQLMHDMTFKDQSVPRPGDQTTFQGGKLGMYVDNVSFSAQLKDAPFKWGVAPMPKGSAGRITQLGQAGYVVFAKSAHAAEGQAFLKFLASPAVMARTAKFFPPPRKSVLNSPAYLGSNPAIPAADVKTALVSQLASARVFKTGDNYLRANDVISSGLESLCQPGANVGNVLNDICRQVDGL
- a CDS encoding ABC transporter substrate-binding protein; this translates as MKSHLGILIMSVALMGTAAAQQVERGGTLQLAVDQSPVGLDPHVATAFSTFVVTGQIYEGLLDVDANLKIRPLLASKYTRSDDGLTYTFTLRPGIKFHNGDPLTAGDVVYSMNRVKDPKIASPLASRLSAVTSVKASGPLQVTFVLSKPFAPFLSEVATIAIVDQKYVEGGGNLQRAAIGTGPFVFKQWIPDTALVLAKNPSYWAKGQPYLDGLKFNIVPDASTRQIGLQGGTYQFLPNIDASVAATLKTAPGVQLLRSQDLAYSLLGMNVSRKPFDDPRVREALNYAINRPEIVQGVYFGDAVPGGPIPPALKAYATPVNNFPCYSYNPAKAKDLLRQAGYPNGVDFSILTFSTIKTVSDAAQVLQAELAPAGFRAKIDIQEFGNFVQNWRNSNFDAFVSLNGGSVDPDGQLYRTVVSGGSTNVFKYKDPAVDALLEQGRSTTSNGSRVRTYAQLERTLACRGPAAFLAYGALYSAARTEVRGFTPNPTRSLAALKTTWINR
- a CDS encoding ABC transporter permease; this translates as MLTYAARRLIDLLVILFGVSVLVFLMIRLIPGDAVQILLGANTEVTPAQIAQLRHTLGLDQPVFVQYGMWLSGILRGNLGQSVWTGASIGQEIMARLPVTLELTVVPLLLASALAIPLGILTASWHNSSVERILRFLTIAGITTPAFWLGTLFIYVAFLIAPRWATIGYVPFSADPLGHVSRMVLPVIALALPLLAGLIRILRSSLLEVLGQDFIRTARSKGLSERRVLYGHALRNALVPLLTVLGIQAGYLFGGAIVVEQVFAIPGFGRLIVGAINERNYALVQGSILVVTAGFVLINFLVDLLYAAVDPRVEYG